One genomic window of Trichlorobacter lovleyi includes the following:
- the ndk gene encoding nucleoside-diphosphate kinase: protein MERTFAIIKPDAVERGLSGKIITKIEEAGFAIVGMKKIHLSRAQAEGFYYVHKERPFFNDLCSFMSRSPVIVMCLQKENAIADWRTLMGATNPANAEPGTIRKEFAKNIEENSSHGSDAPETAAFEIPYFFNSFELVG, encoded by the coding sequence ATGGAACGTACCTTTGCCATCATCAAGCCGGATGCCGTTGAGCGGGGCCTGTCCGGTAAGATCATCACCAAGATTGAAGAAGCCGGTTTTGCCATCGTCGGCATGAAGAAGATCCATCTTTCCCGTGCCCAGGCTGAAGGTTTCTACTATGTACACAAAGAACGTCCGTTCTTCAACGACCTCTGCAGCTTCATGTCCCGTTCGCCGGTGATCGTGATGTGCCTGCAAAAAGAGAATGCCATTGCTGACTGGCGGACCCTGATGGGTGCCACCAACCCTGCCAATGCAGAGCCCGGCACCATCCGTAAGGAGTTTGCCAAGAATATCGAGGAGAACTCATCCCACGGTTCAGATGCACCTGAGACCGCAGCCTTCGAGATCCCCTATTTCTTCAACAGCTTCGAGCTGGTGGGCTAA
- the rpe gene encoding ribulose-phosphate 3-epimerase — protein MKKIAPSILSADFSRLGDEVRAVEAAGADYIHIDVMDGRFVPNITIGPLVVEAVRKVTSLPLDVHLMIEEPERYVEEFAKAGADIIVVHAEACRHLHRVVQQIKGLGKKVGVSLNPATPLNVLDYVLEELDLVLLMTVNPGFGGQSFIEACIPKIQALRGMLDRRGCEAELEIDGGAKPSNVARIAHAGADVLVAGSAVFGSSDYAATIAEMKRLMQEPRL, from the coding sequence ATGAAAAAGATAGCACCTTCCATACTTTCCGCTGATTTTTCCCGTCTGGGCGACGAAGTCCGGGCTGTCGAGGCTGCCGGTGCCGATTACATCCATATCGATGTCATGGATGGCCGCTTTGTACCCAACATCACCATTGGGCCGCTGGTGGTTGAGGCGGTACGCAAGGTAACCAGCCTGCCGCTGGATGTGCATCTGATGATTGAAGAACCGGAGCGGTATGTGGAGGAGTTTGCCAAGGCCGGCGCCGATATTATTGTGGTACATGCCGAGGCCTGCCGTCACCTGCACCGGGTGGTGCAGCAGATCAAGGGACTGGGCAAGAAGGTCGGCGTCTCCCTGAACCCCGCCACTCCCCTGAATGTACTGGACTATGTCCTTGAAGAGCTTGATCTGGTGCTGCTGATGACCGTTAACCCCGGTTTTGGCGGCCAGTCGTTCATTGAGGCCTGTATCCCCAAGATCCAGGCCTTGCGCGGCATGTTGGACCGCCGCGGCTGTGAGGCAGAGCTGGAGATAGACGGCGGCGCCAAACCATCCAATGTCGCCCGGATCGCCCATGCCGGGGCTGATGTCTTGGTGGCCGGCAGCGCCGTATTCGGCAGTTCTGACTACGCTGCCACCATTGCTGAAATGAAGCGCCTGATGCAGGAACCTCGCCTGTAA
- a CDS encoding transglutaminase-like domain-containing protein, with amino-acid sequence MSRFKRSVFFLLSAALAAVFLSLPAFAAALHQLTVPPLGERWFAILIDNEQVGFYRQLTTALPEGGYRIEGDGSVRMKVMGFTKESSSREIYQVGPNLVLKTLEVEQTINGSKSRLSGKMVPGGLQIKREADGKSSLKTLKAKAELFPGPVLNLIPLFKATPTGKTLRVFSFDPEEMAVKEVKISVLGEEKTPEGQPALKLRNNLYPFVDNDIWLDQQGNTLLESVRDGLVITKAEPAEKLAAFISGMALAKKDLIYDFSLVRIKPALQQPLAKLSGLSAAITGYGDQIPVLSNGSQQVERQQGRVVITTGNLRKPSDTVPNQVAEGYLQPSEGIESTAAEISAKAREVSASLKTDQERVQALASWTAKWLEDSIEDGGSALVALNKKTGNCQTHAKLYTALARAAGIPTRFVSGLVSQDGASFLYHSWAESLLEGRWVAVDPTFNQVPADPTHLAFFEGNRPADLAPLVGVIGKIRVTILEER; translated from the coding sequence ATGTCACGATTCAAACGATCTGTTTTTTTCCTGCTGTCGGCGGCCCTGGCCGCCGTTTTTTTATCCCTGCCGGCCTTTGCTGCTGCGCTGCACCAGCTTACGGTCCCCCCGCTGGGAGAGCGCTGGTTTGCCATCCTGATCGACAATGAGCAGGTCGGATTTTACCGGCAACTGACCACCGCCCTGCCTGAAGGCGGCTACCGGATTGAAGGCGATGGATCTGTCCGGATGAAGGTAATGGGCTTTACCAAAGAGTCCAGCTCGCGGGAGATCTATCAGGTCGGACCGAATCTGGTTTTGAAGACGCTGGAGGTGGAGCAGACCATCAACGGCAGCAAATCCCGCCTGAGCGGCAAGATGGTTCCTGGCGGACTGCAGATCAAGCGGGAGGCGGATGGCAAGAGCAGCCTGAAAACCCTGAAAGCCAAGGCAGAACTGTTTCCGGGCCCAGTCTTGAACCTGATACCGCTCTTTAAAGCAACGCCAACAGGAAAAACCCTGCGGGTATTCAGTTTTGATCCGGAAGAGATGGCAGTTAAAGAGGTAAAAATCAGCGTACTGGGAGAGGAGAAGACCCCGGAAGGACAACCGGCCCTGAAGCTGCGCAACAACCTGTATCCCTTTGTTGACAACGACATCTGGCTTGATCAGCAGGGCAACACCCTGCTGGAATCGGTGCGGGACGGCCTGGTTATTACCAAGGCTGAACCGGCAGAAAAGCTGGCCGCTTTTATCAGCGGCATGGCCCTCGCAAAAAAGGATCTGATCTATGATTTCAGTCTGGTCCGGATCAAACCCGCCCTGCAGCAGCCGCTCGCCAAGCTTAGCGGCCTGTCCGCTGCCATTACCGGTTACGGCGACCAGATCCCGGTGCTGAGTAACGGCTCACAACAGGTTGAGCGTCAGCAGGGCAGGGTGGTCATAACAACCGGCAACCTGCGCAAACCGTCCGACACGGTCCCCAATCAGGTTGCTGAAGGCTACCTGCAGCCCTCGGAAGGGATTGAGTCCACAGCAGCAGAGATCTCAGCCAAGGCCAGGGAGGTGAGCGCCAGCTTAAAGACCGATCAGGAGCGGGTCCAGGCACTGGCAAGCTGGACCGCCAAATGGCTTGAGGACAGCATTGAGGATGGCGGCAGCGCCCTGGTGGCGCTCAACAAAAAGACGGGCAACTGTCAGACCCATGCCAAATTGTACACCGCCCTGGCCCGTGCCGCCGGTATCCCGACCCGTTTTGTCTCCGGTCTGGTTTCACAGGACGGGGCCAGTTTTTTGTACCACAGCTGGGCGGAGAGCCTGCTGGAGGGGCGCTGGGTGGCGGTCGATCCCACCTTTAACCAGGTTCCGGCTGACCCGACCCACCTGGCCTTTTTCGAAGGCAACCGGCCGGCTGACCTGGCCCCGCTGGTGGGGGTGATCGGTAAAATAAGGGTAACCATACTGGAAGAACGGTAA
- a CDS encoding PfkB family carbohydrate kinase: protein MGIVVVGTVAFDTVETPFGRGENVLGGSATYFSTSASFFSDVSLVAVVGEDFPEEHVSFLKSREIDLQGLQRIPGKTFHWSGKYGYDLNEAQTLDTQLNVLLDFKPELPAAYRSTDVLFLANIDPELQLQVLDQVEKPRLTACDSMNFWISSKPEALKEVMKRVDIVVINEGEARMLTGEANLVKAARQIIGLGCKRLVVKRGEYGVLMFTADTVFAAPAWPLEEVFDPTGAGDTFAGGFMGYLANTGDLSEDGIRQALVFGSVMASFNVEDFSLNRMKRLTYPEIEARYRSFKGLTSFRDLGFN, encoded by the coding sequence ATGGGTATTGTCGTTGTTGGTACGGTTGCCTTTGATACGGTAGAAACCCCCTTTGGCAGGGGAGAAAATGTGCTGGGCGGTTCAGCCACCTATTTTTCCACCTCGGCCAGTTTTTTCAGTGATGTCTCACTGGTGGCAGTGGTTGGTGAGGACTTCCCCGAAGAGCATGTCAGCTTTCTTAAGTCGCGGGAGATTGACCTGCAGGGATTGCAGCGGATACCGGGCAAGACCTTTCACTGGTCCGGCAAGTACGGCTACGACCTGAATGAGGCCCAGACCCTTGATACCCAATTGAATGTGCTGCTGGATTTTAAACCGGAACTGCCGGCTGCCTACCGCTCTACCGATGTGCTCTTTCTGGCCAACATTGATCCCGAACTGCAACTGCAGGTGCTTGATCAGGTGGAAAAGCCGCGCCTGACCGCCTGTGACAGCATGAACTTCTGGATCTCTTCCAAACCTGAGGCGTTGAAAGAGGTGATGAAGCGGGTTGACATTGTGGTGATCAACGAGGGGGAGGCCCGCATGCTGACCGGCGAGGCCAATCTGGTCAAGGCGGCCCGTCAGATTATCGGCCTGGGCTGCAAGCGCCTGGTGGTAAAGCGGGGTGAGTACGGCGTGCTGATGTTTACTGCCGATACGGTCTTTGCCGCACCGGCCTGGCCTCTGGAAGAGGTCTTTGATCCCACCGGGGCAGGCGATACCTTTGCCGGCGGCTTTATGGGCTATCTTGCCAATACCGGTGACCTCTCGGAAGACGGTATCCGCCAGGCCCTGGTATTCGGCTCGGTGATGGCCTCCTTCAATGTGGAGGACTTCAGCCTGAACCGGATGAAACGCTTGACCTATCCGGAAATTGAGGCCCGCTACCGCAGCTTCAAGGGGCTGACCAGTTTCCGCGATCTGGGGTTTAATTGA
- the rsmB gene encoding 16S rRNA (cytosine(967)-C(5))-methyltransferase RsmB, producing the protein MSKHQPATPATGSPRQAAYTTLQRLSGSDLHADDLIDQELSRNQLQGPDRGLFAELVFGVLRRQATLDHYLKQLVQQPLEKLELPVLLLLRLGLYQLRYLDRVPSHAAVHATVELTNAILPRAKGLINGVLRSYLRQQGSLTLPDPAQQPVAWLSAAYSLPGWLAEQWLQQFPQNEAAGLAAASTEIPPLTLRVNSLRISRSDLLERFHAAGLAVEPCRFAPEGIQILQRCQITGLPGFDEGLFMVQDEASQLVAHLLAPQTGEQILDMCAAPGGKATHLAQLMNDRGCVTATDLNARRIRRICESAQRLGLTSIQAVAADALTSDYLEGLQFDRILLDAPCSGLGVIRRNPEAKWRLTPAEISRCAARQRLLIDAAAARLKAGGVLVYATCSTAREEDEAVIKDFLSRHPEFVVENGAQLFPAWADLFDSSGYLRAWPHRHGTDGFFAARLHRVH; encoded by the coding sequence ATGTCCAAACATCAACCTGCCACACCAGCGACCGGTTCTCCCCGCCAGGCTGCCTATACGACCCTGCAGCGGCTTTCTGGCAGTGACCTGCATGCCGATGACCTGATCGACCAGGAGTTATCCCGTAACCAGCTACAGGGACCGGATCGCGGCCTGTTTGCCGAGTTGGTCTTCGGTGTACTGCGCCGCCAGGCAACCCTTGACCACTACCTGAAACAGCTGGTACAGCAGCCCCTTGAAAAACTGGAGCTGCCGGTGCTGCTGCTGTTGCGCCTGGGGCTTTATCAACTGCGCTACCTGGACCGGGTCCCCAGCCATGCGGCAGTGCATGCCACCGTTGAACTGACCAATGCCATCCTTCCTCGCGCCAAAGGGTTGATCAACGGCGTCCTGCGCAGCTACCTGCGCCAGCAGGGGTCGCTGACCCTGCCCGATCCAGCCCAGCAACCGGTAGCCTGGTTGTCTGCGGCCTATTCTCTGCCGGGCTGGCTGGCGGAACAGTGGCTGCAGCAGTTTCCCCAAAACGAGGCAGCCGGACTTGCGGCTGCCTCCACCGAGATTCCGCCGCTAACCCTGCGGGTCAACAGCCTCAGGATCAGCCGTAGCGACCTGCTGGAGCGTTTCCATGCCGCCGGGCTGGCTGTTGAGCCCTGCCGCTTCGCGCCCGAAGGGATCCAGATCCTGCAGCGCTGTCAGATCACCGGCCTGCCCGGTTTTGACGAAGGGCTCTTCATGGTACAGGACGAGGCATCACAACTGGTGGCCCACCTGCTGGCGCCCCAAACCGGTGAACAGATCCTTGATATGTGCGCTGCACCGGGTGGTAAGGCCACCCATCTGGCGCAGTTGATGAATGACCGCGGCTGCGTTACCGCAACGGATCTGAACGCCCGACGAATCCGACGGATCTGTGAGTCGGCGCAGCGACTCGGCCTGACGAGCATTCAGGCCGTGGCTGCCGATGCCCTAACCAGCGATTATCTGGAGGGACTGCAGTTCGACCGGATTCTGCTGGATGCTCCCTGCTCCGGCCTGGGGGTCATCCGGCGCAACCCGGAGGCGAAATGGCGGTTGACCCCTGCCGAAATCAGCCGTTGTGCCGCCCGCCAGCGCCTGTTGATTGATGCGGCAGCCGCCCGGTTAAAAGCGGGCGGTGTACTGGTCTATGCCACCTGCTCCACCGCCCGGGAAGAAGATGAAGCCGTTATCAAGGATTTTCTTTCACGCCATCCGGAGTTTGTGGTAGAAAATGGCGCTCAGCTCTTTCCTGCATGGGCAGATCTGTTTGACAGCTCCGGCTATCTGCGTGCCTGGCCCCACCGTCACGGGACTGATGGCTTTTTTGCTGCACGATTACACAGAGTTCATTGA
- the rlmN gene encoding 23S rRNA (adenine(2503)-C(2))-methyltransferase RlmN, whose protein sequence is MPDSLRTDLKNLTLAALEQFLQGQGKERYRATQIFKWLYQHDVSSFEEMTNVSKALRAELARTACISRLEPETVEVGTDGTRKYLFMLEDGNAVESVIIPDEDRNTLCISSQAGCAMQCAFCLTGTFSLTRNLTTAEIVNQILAVRRDVEVRNIVMMGMGEPLHNLDNVIPALQIMAEDNGLQLSSRRVTVSTCGLVPELERLGREVTVNLAVSLNATTDELRDRIMPVNKAYPIATLLAALKNYPLPGRRKITIEYVLLGGLNDTPEDAKRLVRLLSDIPCKINLIPFNPHEGADFRPPTRAALDAFHKYLLDRHFTVITRDSRGSDISAACGQLKGKLDRKPSQESSDV, encoded by the coding sequence ATGCCCGATTCCCTCCGAACCGACCTCAAAAACCTGACCCTGGCTGCCCTGGAGCAGTTTCTTCAGGGGCAGGGCAAAGAACGCTATCGCGCAACCCAGATCTTCAAGTGGCTGTATCAACACGATGTCAGCAGTTTTGAGGAGATGACCAACGTCTCCAAGGCGCTGCGTGCCGAGCTGGCCCGGACTGCCTGCATCAGCCGTCTTGAGCCTGAGACCGTCGAGGTGGGCACTGACGGCACCCGCAAGTACCTGTTCATGCTTGAGGACGGCAATGCCGTAGAGTCGGTGATCATTCCTGACGAAGATCGCAACACCCTCTGTATTTCATCCCAGGCCGGCTGTGCCATGCAGTGTGCCTTCTGTCTGACCGGTACCTTCAGTCTGACCCGCAATCTGACGACCGCCGAGATCGTCAACCAGATCCTGGCGGTGCGGCGCGATGTGGAGGTGCGCAACATCGTGATGATGGGGATGGGAGAGCCGTTGCATAATCTGGACAACGTCATCCCGGCGCTGCAGATCATGGCTGAGGATAATGGACTGCAGCTTTCCTCCCGGCGGGTGACGGTCTCTACCTGCGGGTTGGTGCCGGAACTGGAGCGGCTGGGGCGTGAGGTGACCGTCAATCTGGCTGTCTCCCTGAACGCCACTACCGATGAGTTGCGGGACCGGATCATGCCGGTCAATAAGGCCTATCCGATCGCGACACTGCTGGCTGCCTTGAAAAACTACCCTCTGCCGGGACGGCGTAAGATCACCATTGAATATGTCCTGCTGGGGGGATTGAATGATACGCCGGAGGATGCCAAGCGTCTGGTCCGGCTGTTGTCTGATATTCCCTGCAAGATCAACCTGATACCGTTCAATCCCCATGAAGGGGCCGATTTCAGACCCCCCACCCGTGCGGCGCTGGATGCGTTCCATAAGTATCTGCTGGACCGCCATTTCACTGTGATCACCCGTGACAGCCGCGGCAGCGATATATCCGCTGCCTGTGGACAGCTGAAAGGCAAGCTGGATCGCAAACCGTCCCAGGAGTCTTCCGATGTCTGA
- a CDS encoding 4-vinyl reductase produces the protein MSDSQCNHPFSWELLGDLAVGRPSLGPQVRVEAYRLMQFTLREVLERHYGTTVTDSLLYESGYLAGKHFYDQLVGPVADLHLFSKRLGQALRDLGIGILAIEEADLIDGRFVVTVSEDLDCSGLPVLDNSICTYDEGFISALLESYSGRPFVVREVDCWANGARTCRFVATACEV, from the coding sequence ATGTCTGATTCGCAATGTAATCACCCCTTTAGCTGGGAGTTGCTTGGTGATCTTGCCGTTGGCCGCCCCTCTCTGGGACCGCAGGTGCGGGTTGAGGCGTACCGCCTGATGCAGTTTACCCTGCGGGAGGTGCTGGAACGGCACTACGGCACTACGGTTACCGACAGCCTGCTGTATGAGTCAGGTTACCTGGCCGGAAAGCATTTCTACGACCAGTTGGTCGGGCCGGTGGCAGACCTGCATCTCTTTAGCAAACGGCTCGGACAGGCCCTGCGTGATCTGGGGATCGGGATTCTGGCGATTGAAGAGGCCGACCTGATTGACGGGCGGTTTGTGGTGACGGTTTCCGAGGATCTGGACTGTTCAGGCCTGCCAGTGCTGGATAATTCGATCTGTACCTATGACGAAGGATTTATTTCGGCCCTGCTGGAGAGTTACAGCGGTCGCCCCTTTGTGGTGCGCGAGGTGGACTGCTGGGCCAATGGAGCCCGGACCTGTCGTTTTGTGGCCACCGCCTGCGAGGTGTGA
- a CDS encoding PAS domain S-box protein, translating into MQPESCSLYQALVENSPDVIWQTDHELRFCYLNPAVTEQFGYSPEELLGRTLTELLAPASRDFVLARLAARMADELSGKKLGQRLLEIQIISKAGRLIPSEVTVAAIHNDAGDLVGFQGVTRNISDRVRIEERMRLSERNYRELVERSSSFILRWTSDGTITFANSHVCEFFGFLPEELVGRHLVGTIVPEVESTGQSLRQLIAQIGANPEQFRTSEHETICWDGSRIWVAWNNSPAYDEKGRLEILSVGHDVSERRQREKQLAYLTVHDPMTGLYNRAYFDTEFERLSRGRRFPVSVVIASLDNLQLTNDEQGREQGDLILMKAARLLKEGFRAEDLVSRTGGDGFAILLPGLDEQQTAAGLIRFRAAVARASEHAPAVFLCMGASTAHTGSELLRAQREASAAMVAEKVLRKKQREQQEKEQEEGAPE; encoded by the coding sequence ATGCAGCCTGAGTCCTGCTCACTCTATCAAGCCCTGGTGGAGAACAGCCCGGATGTGATCTGGCAGACGGATCATGAGCTGCGTTTCTGCTACCTGAATCCTGCCGTCACCGAGCAGTTCGGCTACAGCCCGGAAGAGCTGCTGGGACGCACACTGACGGAGCTGCTTGCTCCCGCCTCCCGTGACTTTGTTCTGGCCCGCCTGGCCGCCAGGATGGCCGATGAGCTGAGCGGCAAGAAGCTTGGCCAGCGTCTGCTCGAGATCCAGATTATCAGCAAAGCAGGCAGACTGATCCCCTCTGAGGTGACGGTTGCTGCCATCCATAATGATGCCGGCGATCTGGTCGGTTTCCAGGGCGTAACCCGCAACATCTCCGACAGGGTGCGGATTGAAGAGCGGATGCGGCTTTCCGAACGTAACTACCGTGAACTGGTGGAGCGTTCCAGCAGTTTCATCCTGCGTTGGACCAGCGACGGCACCATCACCTTTGCCAACTCCCATGTCTGTGAATTTTTCGGGTTTTTGCCGGAAGAGCTGGTCGGCCGTCATCTGGTGGGAACGATTGTGCCGGAGGTCGAGAGCACCGGCCAGAGTCTGCGCCAGTTAATAGCGCAAATCGGGGCAAATCCTGAACAGTTTCGTACCTCGGAACATGAAACCATCTGCTGGGACGGCAGCCGGATCTGGGTCGCCTGGAACAATTCGCCTGCCTATGATGAAAAGGGACGGCTGGAGATCCTGAGTGTCGGCCATGACGTCTCGGAACGGCGGCAGCGGGAAAAACAGCTGGCCTATCTGACGGTGCATGACCCGATGACCGGGCTCTATAACCGGGCCTATTTTGACACCGAGTTTGAGCGGCTTTCCCGCGGCCGGCGTTTCCCGGTCAGCGTGGTGATCGCCTCGCTTGACAATCTCCAGCTGACCAATGACGAACAGGGGCGGGAACAGGGCGATCTGATCCTGATGAAGGCAGCCCGTCTGCTGAAGGAGGGGTTCCGGGCCGAAGATCTGGTCTCCCGCACCGGTGGTGACGGCTTTGCAATCCTGTTGCCGGGGCTGGATGAACAGCAGACGGCAGCAGGCCTGATCCGCTTCAGGGCGGCGGTGGCTCGTGCCTCGGAACATGCCCCGGCGGTCTTTCTCTGCATGGGAGCCAGTACGGCCCATACCGGCAGTGAGCTGTTGCGGGCGCAGCGCGAGGCCTCGGCTGCCATGGTTGCCGAAAAGGTATTGAGAAAGAAACAACGCGAACAGCAGGAAAAAGAGCAGGAGGAGGGTGCACCGGAATGA
- the mtnP gene encoding S-methyl-5'-thioadenosine phosphorylase, with protein MIGVIGGSGLYEMEGLQQIEEVTLETPFGQPSDAFITGVLNGVRMVFLPRHGRGHRLLPSEVNYRANIYGMKQLGVERIISVSAVGSLKEAIVPGHIVIPDQFIDRTKGVRQCTFFGEGIVAHVGFADPTCACLSNKLYQAAQKAGAVTHKGGTYICMEGPAFSTRAESFLYRSMGGDIIGMTNLTEAKLAREAEICYGVIALSTDYDCWHDSHDDVTVEAILEIIHQNVTMAKEIIRHAVQDCVLEQTCNCSSALQYAIITDRARIPAETIAKLGPVVSKYLP; from the coding sequence ATGATTGGCGTGATTGGCGGCAGCGGACTGTATGAGATGGAAGGGTTGCAACAGATTGAGGAGGTAACGCTGGAGACCCCCTTTGGGCAGCCTTCGGATGCCTTTATTACCGGCGTGCTGAACGGCGTCAGGATGGTTTTTCTCCCCCGCCATGGCCGGGGACACCGGCTGCTGCCCTCCGAGGTCAACTATCGCGCCAATATCTATGGCATGAAGCAGCTGGGGGTGGAACGGATTATCTCGGTCTCAGCGGTTGGCAGTCTCAAAGAGGCAATCGTGCCGGGGCATATCGTGATTCCGGATCAGTTTATTGACCGTACCAAAGGGGTACGTCAGTGCACCTTTTTTGGCGAGGGGATTGTGGCCCATGTCGGTTTTGCCGATCCAACCTGTGCCTGTCTGTCTAACAAATTGTACCAGGCAGCGCAGAAGGCCGGCGCTGTTACCCATAAAGGGGGAACCTACATCTGTATGGAGGGTCCGGCCTTCTCCACCCGTGCGGAATCATTCCTGTACCGCAGCATGGGAGGGGATATCATCGGTATGACCAACCTGACCGAGGCCAAGCTGGCCCGCGAGGCTGAGATCTGTTACGGTGTGATCGCGCTTTCCACCGATTATGACTGCTGGCATGACTCCCATGATGACGTCACGGTGGAGGCGATCCTGGAAATCATCCACCAGAATGTGACCATGGCCAAGGAGATCATCCGCCATGCGGTACAGGACTGCGTGCTTGAACAGACCTGCAACTGCAGCTCTGCCCTGCAGTATGCCATTATAACCGATCGGGCCAGGATCCCGGCTGAAACCATTGCCAAGCTTGGTCCGGTCGTTTCCAAGTATCTACCTTAA
- a CDS encoding tetratricopeptide repeat protein: protein MRYGTLLTVLVAVSTLAGCAATSSSGRPASYHYQMGVSFLEERNYTAALTDLSEAEKLDPDNAELQYNLGRALTGKRRLDLAEQRYLRALALRPKYSEARNDLGVLYLETGRWDNAIQQFRAVKDDLFYPRHDHALINLGLAYLGKGDYSAALEELYTARSADPRNPIVKVAIGRVLFGQGKTQQAVQEYRRAIEIAPDYAQAHFQLGLALMKESQLAAARAAFKEVVRIAPDSEIGHTAIGYIDLLR from the coding sequence ATGCGTTATGGAACCCTGCTGACAGTGTTGGTGGCTGTATCCACACTGGCCGGCTGTGCCGCCACGTCGTCAAGCGGGCGTCCCGCCTCGTACCATTATCAGATGGGGGTCTCATTCCTTGAAGAGCGTAACTATACCGCTGCCCTGACCGATCTGAGTGAGGCTGAAAAGCTGGATCCCGATAATGCGGAACTGCAGTATAATCTTGGGCGGGCCCTGACCGGCAAACGGCGTCTTGACCTGGCGGAACAGCGCTATTTGCGGGCGTTGGCCCTGCGTCCCAAGTATTCAGAGGCCCGCAACGATTTAGGGGTACTTTATCTTGAAACCGGCCGCTGGGATAATGCCATCCAGCAGTTCCGTGCCGTTAAGGATGACCTGTTTTACCCCCGCCATGACCACGCCCTGATCAATCTCGGGTTGGCCTACCTCGGTAAGGGTGACTACAGTGCCGCTCTGGAGGAACTGTATACTGCCCGCTCTGCCGACCCACGCAATCCCATCGTCAAGGTAGCCATCGGTCGCGTGCTGTTTGGCCAGGGTAAGACCCAGCAGGCTGTGCAGGAGTACCGGCGGGCCATCGAAATCGCCCCTGATTATGCCCAGGCCCATTTTCAGCTGGGCCTGGCGTTGATGAAGGAAAGCCAGCTGGCTGCTGCCCGGGCAGCTTTTAAAGAAGTGGTCAGGATTGCCCCGGATTCGGAGATTGGCCACACCGCCATCGGTTACATTGATCTGCTCAGGTAG
- a CDS encoding diguanylate cyclase — MADSVLIIDDSEAVREKIIKTLESRDLFSRFYQAEDGLEGFKKLLASPVDIILCDLEMPRMDGFKFLGMLKGRPEVSDTPVIILTGNDDRELKIKGLEQGACDFITKPFDPEELVARMRVHLKIKHLQDDLKRSNELLLELSNTDHLTGLFNRRFLMEALDKEVQRARRKDGQVALLLMDIDHFKRVNDTHGHLQGDVVLQKVALHIQKELRSYDIAARYGGEEFVAVLPDTSLKEAFNVADRIRLSVQGMHFAGSLANERVTVSLGVALFPSPCFDDIDGLLRAADEALYQAKERGRNRVIISDPGCSQ; from the coding sequence ATGGCCGACAGTGTACTGATCATTGACGATTCTGAAGCTGTCCGGGAAAAGATCATCAAGACCCTGGAGTCCCGTGATCTCTTTTCCCGTTTCTACCAGGCTGAAGACGGCCTGGAGGGTTTCAAGAAGCTGCTGGCATCGCCGGTGGATATCATCCTCTGCGACCTTGAAATGCCCCGCATGGACGGTTTCAAGTTCCTGGGGATGCTGAAGGGACGGCCGGAAGTATCCGATACCCCGGTCATCATCCTGACCGGCAACGATGACCGCGAGTTGAAGATCAAGGGGCTTGAGCAGGGGGCCTGCGACTTCATCACCAAACCGTTTGATCCGGAAGAGCTGGTGGCCCGGATGCGGGTACATCTCAAGATCAAACACCTGCAGGATGACCTCAAACGCTCCAATGAGCTGCTGCTGGAGCTGTCCAACACCGACCACCTGACCGGCCTGTTCAACCGCCGTTTTTTGATGGAGGCGCTGGATAAAGAGGTACAGCGGGCACGGCGCAAGGATGGCCAGGTGGCCCTGCTGCTGATGGATATCGACCACTTCAAGCGGGTCAACGACACCCATGGTCATCTGCAGGGAGACGTGGTGTTACAGAAGGTGGCGCTGCATATTCAGAAAGAGCTGCGCAGCTATGATATTGCAGCCCGTTACGGCGGCGAGGAGTTTGTTGCCGTGCTGCCGGACACCTCGCTGAAAGAGGCCTTTAATGTGGCGGACCGGATCCGGCTTTCCGTACAGGGGATGCATTTTGCCGGTTCCCTTGCCAACGAGCGGGTCACGGTCAGCCTGGGGGTTGCCCTCTTCCCCTCTCCCTGCTTCGATGACATTGACGGCCTGCTGCGGGCCGCCGACGAGGCGCTCTATCAGGCCAAGGAGCGGGGCCGCAACCGGGTCATCATCAGCGATCCCGGCTGCTCACAGTAG